The following nucleotide sequence is from Arvicola amphibius chromosome 1, mArvAmp1.2, whole genome shotgun sequence.
TCCGCCACAGACTGAACATGACAAAAGGAAAGCCGGAGGCGGCCCTGCATGGGGGCTGCCTGCTTCCCAGGGCTCGCCAGGGGATGGACTGGGCAGCGTGGCTTCACTGCCTGGGCCTTCTGTTGCCTGTCCCCGTCGTCGAGCTCCCAGGCAACTGGAGGGACACCCCATGGGTGGCTGACCACCCAAGTCCGTGGCCGAACTGTGGTCAGAGCTGCCTTGAGAGGCTGGGCTTGGGTCTCTGGGGGCCTGGCGCAGGCTTCGAGGCGTGTCATAGTGGTGTCGTAACGAGGTGGGCACCTGGTATTCGGCCACCCCAGGTGGGCAGGCACACAGTTTGGGCTCAGGTGCACCGGCTCCAGAAGGCAGGCTAAGTAGAGAACCAAACTCCTCTCCAGCCCGCCACACGTCCAGGCTGCTGCCAGCATAGGATGAGAAGCTGCCAGAGTAGGAGGAGTGGCTTCCTGTGGCGATGCCACTGTCAGAGGAACTCTGGCGGCCAACCTCCTGTAACTGTCGAGGCCGTAGTGGCTTGAGGGGTGGCCTTGAAGCGCCCAACATGGCTTCTCCTGGACCCTGGGCAGCCACCAGCCCTGGCCCTTCCTGTGATGTGCTGGCTGAGGACGAGGATTGTTCCGGCCATGCAGTGAGCCGGCTGCTGGCACTGACGTCTGAGTGGCTGGCCTCGGAGGAGGAACTGGATAGGCTTCGATCATCCCCTGAGACAAAGCAGAAAGTGAGGCTGCTGGGGGGGGGTCCAAGCAGGGGGTGTGGTCAGTGAATATGCTATGACAGTCCGCTTTTCCCCAAACCTGGGCGCTGGAGCAGCAGGTCAGGGTCTGCAAGGCAGCCTCTTCCTCATCCAGCCCCTGGCCCACTCTCAGTGCCGGCCTTTTGAGAGCCCCTatgcttcccctctcctccccaggcaCTTCATCAGTCCCAGTCTGAGTCTCTCTACCTGGATTCCACCCTCACCTACATAgtctcccccatctcccccagGCAGGCACctgcctccagcccctccaagCTGTGCATCTATGACCTAGATCCTgagctccctcctcctctcccggTCCAACTCTTTGGACTACTACTCTAGCCCAGCCGAGACATGGGGCAGCCTATGCTCCCTCAGCATCCTGGGTGTGTTCACACCAGGCTGCCCCATccagcctgtctcttcctctgacTCCATCACTGTGTTTTCCCCTCGTGGAACTGTGAGCTTCTAAAGACAAGAGCACGCCTGGGATTAACTCTTGTCCATCGTCCATCCATCCCATCCTGCCAGGGCTCTGCCTTGCTTCACTGTGTGCATGGAAAAAGCTCACACcatctctgttcctcctctcaGCTTGCCTGCCTTAACTTGCAGGGCTCCCTGAGCAGATACCAGAGGTGAACCCCCCCACCAAGGAGATAAGACAGCTTATTGCAACCTTGAGAGTCCCTGCTTCTagagggagagactgggaggggGAGAGGGCCACTGTCCCGCTGTGGACCTCTAGGAACGGTGAGAGGCACCAGACAGTATTTCTCTGGCCAAGGAAGACCTGGTAAAGTCCACCTGCCAAGGCTTCCTTGCCAGGCTTCCAGGTTCGTCCACCAATGTTAGTCACCAATGTTACCATTGACAGTAGCTATAGAAGACCATTGGCTCCTGGGAGCCAGCTCAGGTGGCCCCTGAGCATTTTGtcagaaaacagacaagaaagcTAAATTGTAGAAGACTTGGGCCTTGCCCAGGCCACACAGCTAGTGGGTGAGAAGGAATTCAAAGTCAGGTCACACTTCCCATCACAATGTGGTTGGCGTCTAGTAAGTTTATAGGATAGTGAGTGGATGAGAGGAGAATAAATGAGTgagtaagagaaaaaagaaagaatgagtagGAAGGGGAGCAATGAGTGGCTAAATGGATGGGTGAcaaaggaatgaatgagcaggAGGAAAGatgactggatggatggatggatggatggatgggtggatgggtggatggatgggtgggtgggtgggtggatggatggatggatgggtggatgatggatgggtgggtggatggatagatggatggatggatggatggatgatggatggataagtgggtggatggatgggtggctggctggctggatgggtgggtggttgggtggatgggtggctgggtgggtAGATGGCTGGGTGGGTagatggctgggtgggtgggtggatgggtgggtgggtagatggctGTGTGGGTagatggctgggtgggtggttggatgggtgggtgggtggatggatggatgaatggatggatgggtgggtgagagggtgggtgggtgaagaATGAGTGAACAAGAGGGAGAAGCATGCCTGAGGTAGATGGTAGCTACCTGCACAAGGCAGAAGGGTCGTGAGTGTGTACACAAGGAGACTCCATGCAGACAGACCACTGTCCGAGCTGAAGCGGAGTGGGGAGGCAAGTACTTAGCGGTCCCTGCAGCCGAGATAGAACTAACCACTGACTCtacctccactgcctggctggccAGAGTGTGAAAGCAGGCTAAGTCGCTTCTCCAGCTGCAGGGCTTCCAGCGCTTCCTGGGCAACACGCTCCTCTGAGGCTGAGGGCCCCCCAGGGCTCGGGTCTGTGCAGAGAAAAGGACCAGTGAGGCAGCAATCGCCCCTGCACCCCACCCCTGCACCCTACCCCTGCACCCCACTCCTTCACCATCCCTGCACCACCCCTGCACCCCATCCCTGCACCCCACCCCTGCACCCTACTCCTGCACCACCCCTGCACCACCCCTGCACCACACTCCTTCACCATCCCTGCACCCCACCCCTACACCACCAGGACACCTGGCAAGTCTAGAACCTTCAGAGCCAAGGCATCCTGTGCTAGCCTCTAGGAGGTCCAGCCCTGCCCTGCGCCTTGGCCCATCAAACACAGGCTACTCAGACCCCCTAGATACCCAGCTGAGGTTTCTCTCTGTGAACAAGCATCTATCCAGTCCATGTTCTTGTCCTTGTGGACATATCCCTGAACTTCACAGCTTCAGTCTCTGGCCCTGAAGTTGGTCCCCTATCTGTCCAGCATAGGTGCCTGTCTGTGCATAACCTCCAGCTCAGGTCCTTGTCCCC
It contains:
- the Dok7 gene encoding protein Dok-7 isoform X2; amino-acid sequence: MTEAALVEGQWKSRWLVLRKPSPVADCLLMLVYKDRCERTKGLRERSSLTLEDICGLEPALPYEGLAHTLAIICLSQAVMLGFDSHEAMCAWDTRIRYALGEVHRFHVTVAPGTKLESGPATLHLCNDILVLARDIPPAVMGQWKLSDLRRYGAVPNGFIFEGGTRCGYWAGVFFLSSAEGEQISFLFDCIVRGISPTKGPFGLRPVLPDPSPGGPSASEERVAQEALEALQLEKRLSLLSHSGQPGSGGDDRSLSSSSSEASHSDVSASSRLTAWPEQSSSSASTSQEGPGLVAAQGPGEAMLGASRPPLKPLRPRQLQEVGRQSSSDSGIATGSHSSYSGSFSSYAGSSLDVWRAGEEFGSLLSLPSGAGAPEPKLCACPPGVAEYQVPTSLRHHYDTPRSLRQAPRDPSPASQGSSDHSSATDLGGQPPMGCPSSCLGARRRGQATEGPGSEATLPSPSPGEPWEAGSPHAGPPPAFLLSCSVCGGLKVKPPP
- the Dok7 gene encoding protein Dok-7 isoform X3, giving the protein MTEAALVEGQVKLRDGKKWKSRWLVLRKPSPVAGAGVFFLSSAEGEQISFLFDCIVRGISPTKGPFGLRPVLPDPSPGGPSASEERVAQEALEALQLEKRLSLLSHSGQPGSGGDDRSLSSSSSEASHSDVSASSRLTAWPEQSSSSASTSQEGPGLVAAQGPGEAMLGASRPPLKPLRPRQLQEVGRQSSSDSGIATGSHSSYSGSFSSYAGSSLDVWRAGEEFGSLLSLPSGAGAPEPKLCACPPGVAEYQVPTSLRHHYDTPRSLRQAPRDPSPASQGSSDHSSATDLGGQPPMGCPSSCLGARRRGQATEGPGSEATLPSPSPGEPWEAGSPHAGPPPAFLLSCSVCGGLKVKPPP